One Deltaproteobacteria bacterium DNA segment encodes these proteins:
- a CDS encoding NADH-quinone oxidoreductase subunit J, with amino-acid sequence MEIPINVLVFYLVALVVVGSACIVAFSRNIVHSAFSLLGTFGGVAALYVFLGADFVAAVQVLIYVGGILVLILFAVMLTHRISDIDITNRTVGRIPGLVAGAVFLGILVYAIAGTDWAKAKEVAFEPTTAVIGNLFLGEYLLPFQIAAVVLLVALIGAITLSRKEIKE; translated from the coding sequence ATGGAGATTCCCATAAACGTCCTCGTATTTTACCTGGTTGCGCTGGTGGTGGTGGGGTCCGCGTGCATCGTGGCGTTCTCGCGCAACATCGTGCACTCGGCGTTCTCGCTGCTGGGCACCTTCGGCGGGGTGGCCGCGCTCTACGTGTTCCTGGGCGCGGACTTCGTGGCGGCGGTGCAGGTATTGATCTACGTGGGCGGGATTCTCGTGCTGATCCTGTTCGCGGTGATGCTGACCCACCGAATCAGCGATATCGACATCACCAACCGCACCGTGGGACGCATCCCCGGACTGGTGGCGGGCGCGGTCTTCCTCGGCATCCTCGTCTACGCCATCGCCGGGACCGACTGGGCGAAGGCCAAGGAAGTGGCTTTCGAGCCGACCACGGCGGTCATCGGCAACCTCTTCCTGGGCGAGTACCTGCTGCCGTTCCAGATCGCCGCGGTGGTGCTGCTGGTGGCCCTCATCGGCGCCATCACGCTGTCGCGCAAGGAAATCAAGGAATAG
- the nuoL gene encoding NADH-quinone oxidoreductase subunit L translates to MDHPVQTDFLRWIVLFPLLGAAVNGLLGARIQENWGKRAVAFIACAPVTLSFLFSLWAFGRLLGLPAKERFLIDAFYTWIPMGSFSVDVAFWVDPLSAIMILVVSGIGGLIHFYSIGYMHEDRSLWRYFAYLNLFTFSMLLLVTGDNLLLMFVGWEGVGLCSWALIGFWYNDHTNTRAGNKAFIVNRIGDFGFVLGIFLLYWTLAGQGQGTLAFREIEEHVGLLANMQLWGIGVATLVTFLLFIGATGKSAQLPLYVWLPDAMQGPTPVSALIHAATMVTAGVYMIARLNVLFSAAPATLGLIAVIGAATAVFAATIAVTQNDIKRVLAYSTISQLGYMFLAMGVAAYTAGVFHLLTHAFFKALLFLGSGSIIHAMQGEQDMRQMGGLRTAMPATFWTFTIGVLAIAGTPFLAGFFSKDAILWQAWASHNEVLWGVAVFVAGLTAFYMFRQFFMVFFGECRADHHVRDHLHESPKIMTWPLWILAAGSVVVGYIGLPPFMGVNLLDGWLDPVIHLPHGEHHSVAEEVGVMSVSIAAAAAGVAVAWFLYYLRTPSRDDSPEAKGPVYRLLYNKYYVDEVYQFVFVGGTLLLARIGAAFDRYIIDTIVDGSAKVTIIISWFNGLLDKYVVDMLVNAVANVTFAVGNNFRRVQTGNINSYLYVVVGAVVVALIVKLRYWS, encoded by the coding sequence ATGGATCACCCCGTTCAAACCGATTTTCTGCGTTGGATCGTGCTGTTCCCGCTGCTGGGCGCGGCGGTGAACGGCCTGCTGGGTGCCCGCATTCAGGAGAACTGGGGCAAGCGCGCGGTGGCGTTCATCGCCTGCGCTCCGGTGACCCTGTCCTTCCTGTTCTCGCTGTGGGCCTTCGGCCGTCTGCTCGGGCTTCCGGCCAAGGAGCGTTTCCTGATCGACGCGTTCTACACCTGGATCCCCATGGGCTCGTTCAGCGTGGACGTGGCCTTCTGGGTGGATCCCCTGTCGGCGATCATGATCCTGGTGGTGAGCGGCATCGGCGGCCTGATCCACTTCTACTCCATCGGCTACATGCACGAGGACCGCTCCTTGTGGCGCTACTTCGCCTACCTGAACCTGTTCACCTTCTCGATGCTGCTGCTGGTGACGGGCGACAACCTGCTGCTCATGTTCGTGGGTTGGGAAGGCGTCGGGCTGTGCTCCTGGGCGCTCATCGGCTTCTGGTACAACGACCACACCAACACGCGTGCCGGCAACAAGGCCTTCATCGTCAACCGGATCGGCGACTTCGGCTTCGTGCTCGGCATCTTCCTGCTCTACTGGACCCTGGCCGGGCAGGGCCAGGGCACCCTGGCGTTCCGTGAGATCGAGGAGCACGTGGGCCTCTTGGCCAACATGCAGCTCTGGGGCATCGGCGTGGCGACGCTGGTGACGTTCCTGCTGTTCATCGGCGCCACCGGCAAGTCGGCGCAGCTCCCGCTCTACGTCTGGCTCCCCGACGCCATGCAGGGCCCCACCCCGGTGAGCGCGCTGATCCACGCCGCTACCATGGTGACGGCCGGCGTCTACATGATCGCGCGCCTCAACGTGCTGTTCTCGGCCGCTCCCGCGACCCTGGGGCTCATCGCCGTCATCGGCGCCGCCACCGCGGTGTTCGCCGCGACCATCGCGGTGACGCAGAACGACATCAAACGGGTGCTGGCCTACTCGACCATCAGCCAACTCGGCTACATGTTCCTGGCCATGGGCGTGGCCGCCTACACCGCCGGCGTTTTCCACCTGCTGACCCACGCGTTCTTCAAGGCGCTGCTCTTCCTGGGCTCCGGCAGCATCATCCACGCCATGCAGGGGGAGCAGGACATGCGCCAGATGGGCGGTCTGCGCACGGCGATGCCGGCGACCTTCTGGACCTTTACCATCGGCGTCCTGGCCATCGCCGGGACGCCGTTCCTGGCCGGCTTCTTCTCCAAGGACGCGATCCTGTGGCAGGCCTGGGCGAGCCACAACGAGGTGCTGTGGGGCGTGGCCGTTTTCGTGGCGGGCCTGACGGCCTTCTACATGTTCCGCCAGTTCTTCATGGTGTTCTTCGGTGAATGCCGCGCCGACCATCACGTGCGCGATCACCTGCACGAGTCCCCGAAGATCATGACCTGGCCGTTGTGGATCCTCGCCGCGGGCTCCGTCGTCGTGGGCTATATCGGGCTGCCGCCGTTCATGGGGGTGAACCTGCTGGACGGCTGGCTCGATCCGGTGATCCACTTGCCGCACGGCGAACACCATTCCGTGGCGGAAGAGGTGGGCGTCATGAGCGTGTCCATCGCCGCCGCGGCCGCGGGCGTGGCCGTCGCCTGGTTCCTCTACTACCTGCGTACCCCGTCACGGGACGACTCCCCGGAAGCCAAGGGGCCCGTCTACCGCCTGCTCTACAACAAGTACTACGTGGACGAGGTCTACCAGTTCGTCTTCGTGGGCGGCACGCTGCTGCTGGCGCGCATCGGGGCGGCCTTCGACCGTTACATCATCGACACCATCGTGGACGGATCGGCCAAGGTCACCATCATCATCTCCTGGTTCAACGGCCTGTTGGACAAGTACGTCGTCGACATGCTGGTCAACGCCGTGGCCAACGTGACCTTTGCGGTGGGCAACAATTTCCGCCGGGTCCAGACCGGGAACATCAACAGCTACCTCTACGTCGTGGTGGGAGCCGTGGTGGTCGCCCTGATCGTCAAGCTGCGCTACTGGAGCTGA
- the nuoK gene encoding NADH-quinone oxidoreductase subunit NuoK, with amino-acid sequence MAEYVALLAGVGLKHYLVVSGILFALGIYIVLTRRNAISILLGVELILNSAGLNYVAFSHFSTGQVDGQIYTVFIIMLAASEAAIGLAIVLAIYQLFATIDVEATETLKD; translated from the coding sequence ATGGCTGAATACGTTGCATTGCTGGCGGGCGTCGGACTGAAGCACTACCTGGTGGTGTCCGGCATCCTGTTCGCGCTGGGTATCTACATCGTTCTCACGCGGCGCAACGCCATCAGCATCCTGCTGGGGGTCGAGCTCATCCTCAACTCCGCCGGGCTGAACTACGTGGCGTTCTCGCACTTCAGCACCGGTCAGGTGGACGGGCAGATCTACACGGTGTTCATCATCATGCTGGCCGCTTCGGAAGCAGCCATCGGTCTGGCCATCGTCCTCGCCATCTATCAGCTCTTCGCCACCATCGATGTCGAGGCCACCGAGACGCTCAAGGATTAG
- a CDS encoding NADH-quinone oxidoreductase subunit M, translating into MTEHVLSYMVFFPLAGMLIVLCLPSDRHDLIRWVSAAATVPPLLLGIWLYANFDTTTTAMQFVERAAWIPAFNIEYFVGVDGLSVSMLLLTALLSFLCIFASWGIDKGVKGYFALFLLLDTGMTGVFVALDFVLFYVFWEVMLLPMYFLIGIWGGPRKEYAAIKFFLYTLLGSVLMLIAILALYFYSEPNTFDMTKLMDRNSLYSTEPLGMWPFSVWGWGFQHVVWMALFIGFAIKIPAFPFHTWLPDAHVEAPTAISVILAGILLKMGTYGILRINYPMLPEATADLAFWFLAALGAWNIVYGGLCAMAQTDMKKLVAYSSVSHMGYVMLGMAAFNTQGINGAVLQMFNHGTITAMLFLLVGVIYDRAHHRDIDGFGGLAGIMPVYAGFTALAFFASMGLPGLSGFVSEVLVLLGAWPRYHALTIIAALGIVITAGYMLWMMQRVYLGPPNEKYRSLPDINGREIFTLFPLGVIVVIVGVYPRVVLDLLQASLNNINQMVITHLS; encoded by the coding sequence ATGACCGAACATGTGCTGAGCTACATGGTCTTCTTCCCCCTGGCCGGGATGTTGATCGTGCTGTGCCTGCCCAGTGATCGCCACGACCTCATTCGCTGGGTTTCGGCCGCGGCCACGGTACCTCCGCTCCTTCTGGGGATCTGGCTCTACGCCAACTTCGACACCACCACCACCGCCATGCAGTTCGTGGAGCGGGCCGCGTGGATCCCGGCGTTCAACATCGAGTACTTCGTGGGCGTGGACGGCCTCAGCGTCTCCATGCTGCTGCTGACCGCGCTGCTGTCCTTCCTCTGCATCTTCGCGTCCTGGGGCATCGACAAGGGGGTCAAGGGTTACTTCGCGTTGTTCCTCTTGTTGGACACGGGCATGACCGGCGTGTTCGTGGCGCTGGACTTCGTGCTCTTCTACGTCTTCTGGGAAGTCATGCTGCTTCCCATGTACTTCCTCATCGGCATCTGGGGCGGCCCGCGCAAGGAATACGCCGCCATCAAGTTCTTCCTCTACACGCTGCTGGGCAGCGTGCTCATGCTGATCGCGATCCTGGCGCTCTACTTCTACTCCGAGCCCAACACCTTCGACATGACCAAGCTCATGGACCGGAACAGCCTGTACAGCACCGAGCCGCTGGGAATGTGGCCCTTCAGCGTATGGGGCTGGGGCTTCCAGCACGTGGTGTGGATGGCCCTGTTCATCGGTTTCGCCATCAAGATCCCGGCTTTCCCGTTCCACACCTGGCTGCCCGACGCCCACGTGGAGGCGCCCACCGCCATCTCCGTGATCCTGGCGGGCATCCTCCTCAAGATGGGCACCTACGGCATCCTGCGCATCAACTACCCGATGCTGCCGGAGGCCACCGCCGATCTGGCTTTCTGGTTCCTCGCCGCCCTGGGCGCGTGGAACATCGTCTACGGCGGCCTCTGCGCCATGGCCCAGACCGACATGAAGAAGCTGGTGGCCTACTCCAGCGTGAGCCACATGGGCTACGTCATGCTGGGGATGGCGGCCTTCAACACCCAGGGCATCAACGGCGCGGTGCTGCAGATGTTCAACCACGGCACCATCACCGCCATGCTCTTCCTGCTCGTGGGCGTCATTTACGATCGCGCCCATCACCGTGATATCGACGGCTTCGGGGGACTGGCCGGCATCATGCCGGTGTACGCCGGCTTCACGGCGCTGGCGTTCTTCGCCTCCATGGGTTTGCCGGGGCTTTCGGGCTTCGTCTCCGAGGTGCTGGTGCTGCTGGGGGCCTGGCCCAGGTACCATGCGCTCACCATCATCGCGGCCCTGGGCATCGTCATCACCGCGGGCTACATGCTGTGGATGATGCAGCGCGTCTATCTCGGCCCGCCCAACGAGAAGTACCGCTCGCTGCCCGATATCAACGGGCGCGAGATTTTCACGCTGTTCCCGCTGGGCGTGATCGTGGTGATCGTCGGGGTCTATCCCCGGGTGGTGCTGGACCTGCTCCAGGCCTCTCTCAACAACATCAACCAGATGGTGATCACGCACCTGTCGTAG
- a CDS encoding 4Fe-4S binding protein, whose protein sequence is MSEVINYFQNIKDTVSSIFEGMSITFSHFVRKPSTVQYPDRIAQQVQDTLPLRYRGILEVDMDICTGCLACERVCPINCIAIGIERNTETNQRDFTLFDIDICKCMYCGLCMEACPTGSIRHTQEFEGACNNPAGLVRHFVTESVPLYKPKKGGETENRMVQKVDIGKRYLDEIAEPEN, encoded by the coding sequence ATGAGCGAAGTCATCAACTACTTCCAGAACATCAAGGATACGGTGAGCAGTATCTTCGAGGGCATGTCCATCACGTTCTCGCACTTCGTGCGCAAGCCCTCGACGGTGCAGTATCCCGACCGCATCGCCCAGCAGGTGCAGGACACCCTGCCGCTGCGTTACCGCGGCATCCTCGAGGTCGACATGGACATCTGCACCGGGTGCCTGGCGTGCGAGCGGGTGTGCCCGATCAATTGCATCGCCATCGGCATCGAGCGGAACACCGAGACGAACCAACGCGACTTCACCCTGTTTGACATCGACATATGCAAGTGCATGTATTGTGGGCTGTGCATGGAGGCCTGCCCCACGGGATCCATTCGCCACACGCAAGAGTTCGAGGGCGCCTGCAACAATCCCGCCGGTCTGGTGCGCCATTTCGTGACCGAGAGTGTGCCCCTGTACAAGCCGAAGAAGGGCGGCGAGACGGAAAACCGGATGGTCCAGAAGGTGGATATCGGAAAGAGGTACTTGGACGAGATAGCCGAACCGGAGAACTGA